A genomic region of Phragmites australis chromosome 2, lpPhrAust1.1, whole genome shotgun sequence contains the following coding sequences:
- the LOC133909055 gene encoding protein G1-like7, with translation MDPSGPGPSLAAGGGGGGGGGTPSVAPQRPAQLSRYESQKRRDWNAFLQYLRNHRPPLTLARCSGAHVIEFLRYLNQFGKTKVHAAGCAYYGQTSPPGPCPCPLRQAWGSLDALIGRLRAAYEESGGTPESNPFAERAVRIYLRDVRDSQAKARGIPYEKKKRKRAQAAAAVEPSSSSAAAAAPGGGGGSSSGAAAAPASQAGGIGTAPGTS, from the coding sequence ATGGATCCATCCGGGCCTGGCCCGTCGTTGGCCGCggggggaggaggcggaggtggcggtggcacgCCGTCCGTGGCGCCGCAGAGGCCGGCGCAGCTGAGCAGGTACGAGTCGCAGAAGCGGCGGGACTGGAACGCGTTCCTGCAGTACCTGCGGAACCACCGGCCGCCGCTGACGCTGGCGCGGTGCAGTGGCGCGCACGTGATCGAGTTCCTCAGGTACCTGAACCAGTTCGGAAAGACCAAGGTGCACGCCGCGGGGTGCGCCTACTACGGCCAGACCAGCCCGCCGGGCCCCTGCCCCTGCCCTCTGCGGCAGGCGTGGGGGTCACTCGACGCGCTCATCGGCCGCCTGCGCGCGGCCTACGAGGAGAGCGGCGGCACGCCCGAGTCCAACCCCTTCGCCGAGCGCGCCGTGCGGATCTACCTCCGCGATGTGCGCGACTCCCAGGCCAAGGCGCGCGGCATCCCGTACGAGAAGAAGAAGCGCAAGCGCGCTCAGGCCGCGGCGGCCGTCGAGCCGTCCAGCTCgtccgctgctgccgccgccccaggcggcggcggcgggagcagcAGTGGCGCTGCAGCTGCGCCCGCTTCTCAAGCTGGAGGGATCGGCACTGCACCGGGCACCTCTTGA
- the LOC133909057 gene encoding thioredoxin-like fold domain-containing protein MRL7 homolog, chloroplastic, translated as MLRVPALLPLKPSTPTISLSPIRRSHGRRPKPLSASSAPPPPSPASRSPKPTPKPEPPKPKHETRSQNPEDPAAAGFPATKPRKPRRGRRGETVAVEDFVRGRLEQVFASIRERNPEVLEGKGDILKQKDQEEQLSDEEEREKPEDGEGEQKPVVDEEDPSWPLDADVGWGIRASEYFDKHSIKNVTVNGVEIDWEGEVDEGWVKEINCLEWEGFAFHPSPLVVLVFERYNRAADNWKFLQELEKAAKVYWNTKDRLPPRTVKVDINIERDLAYALQVKECPQLLFLRGNKILYREKEIRTADELVQMIAHFYYNAKRPSCVNPEAIAPL; from the exons ATGCTTCGCGTCCCCGCTCTCCTCCCGCTTAAACCCTCAACCCCAACCATCAGCTTGAGCCCCATCCGCCGCAGCCATGGCCGACGCCCCAAACCCCTCTCAGCCTCCTCCGCGCCTCCTCCCCCTTCGCCGGCTTCACGGTCGCCCAAGCCGACCCCGAAACCGGAACCACCAAAACCCAAACACGAGACCCGCAGCCAAAACCCAGAGGATCCCGCCGCCGCAGGGTTCCCCGCGACGAAGCCGCGCAAGCCGCGCCGCGGGCGCCGTGGCGAGACGGTGGCAGTGGAGGACTTCGTCCGCGGCCGCCTCGAGCAGGTCTTCGCCTCCATCCGGGAGCGCAACCCCGAGGTCCTCGAAGGTAAGGGCGACATCCTGAAGCAGAAGGACCAGGAGGAGCAGTTATCCGatgaggaggagagggaaaagCCGGAGGATGGAGAGGGGGAGCAGAAACCCGTGGTGGATGAGGAGGACCCGAGCTGGCCGCTGGACGCCGACGTCGGGTGGGGGATTCGGGCTTCGGAGTACTTCGACAAGCACTCGATCAAGAACGTGACGGTGAACGGGGTGGAGATCGATTGGGAAGGGGAGGTCGACGAGGGCTGGGTCAAGGAGATCAATTGCTTGGAGTGGGAGGGATTCGCCTTCCACCCCAGCCCACTGGTTGTCCTAGTATTCGAGCGCTACAACCG GGCTGCTGACAATTGGAAGTTTCTTCAAGAATTGGAAAAGGCTGCTAAGGTATACTGGAACACTAAAGATCGGCTGCCTCCTCGG ACCGTGAAAGTTGATATAAATATCGAGAGAGATTTGGCATATGCACTTCAAGTAAAAGAATGTCCACAATTATTGTTCCTCAGGGGAAATAAGATCTTATATAGAGAAAAAG AGATAAGAACTGCGGACGAGCTAGTCCAAATGATTGCCCATTTTTACTACAATGCAAAGAGGCCATCCTGCGTTAATCCTGAAGCCATTGCTCCTCTCTAA
- the LOC133909056 gene encoding protein VAPYRIN-like, with the protein MATAEPASSTTAAPATAPAPEQLLEVAEDEVVIDFKPNSKCSADLRLRSLHPSLTVAFKVQTSSPLKFLVSPPRGVVPPLSSASLRVVLRPQQHAPPSFPRSRADRFLVLSAFSAAQLDSGASGTDNSNVVSTVRLRVFFGGPYLLRLAADAGDAAAVRLILRRQPHLLPFLEPEAAVPDAEQWAPLHAAAARGDIEGVRRLGPEALAARDREGRTALHAAAAAGEAEVAAALVDMGADTSAADARGRTPLDVAREKGYQEVVDVLERWELVMTAARRGDLQSLESLISKRAGVRGRDQYGLTALHLAAIKGHCDAIALLAGSGCMDIECEDVEGHRPLHLAVEGGHDEAVELLLDMGADVNAKTRRGVTPLQMAEAMGDDAISQLLCSRGAEVAAAPALCVASSSSSSISCA; encoded by the exons ATGGCCACGGCGGAGCCAGCCTCCTCAACAACCGCCGCGCCAGCCACCGCGCCGGCTCCTGAGCAGCTCCTGGAGGTGGCGGAGGACGAGGTGGTCATCGACTTCAAGCCCAACTCCAAGTGCTCCGCCGACCTCCGCCTCCGCTCCCTGCACCCGTCCCTCACCGTCGCCTTCAAGGTCCAGACCTCCTCCCCGCTCAAGTTCCTCGTCAGCCCCCCGCGCGGCGTCGTGCCGCCGCTCTCCTCCGCCTCCCTCCGCGTCGTGCTCCGCCCGCAGCAGCACGCGCCTCCGTCCTTCCCGCGCTCCCGCGCCGACCGCTTCCTCGTCCTCTCCGCGTTCTCCGCCGCGCAGCTCGACTCTGGGGCCTCCGGCACAGACAACAGCAACGTCGTGAGCACCGTCCGCCTCCGCGTGTTCTTCGGCGGGCCGTACCTGCTCCGCCTCGCCGCGGACGCCGGGGACGCCGCGGCCGTGCGCCTCATCCTGCGCCGGCAGCCGCACCTCCTCCCGTTCCTTGAGCCCGAGGCTGCGGTGCCCGACGCCGAGCAGTGGGCACCGCTGCACGCGGCTGCAGCGAGAGGAGACATCGAAGGGGTGAGGCGGCTGGGGCCGGAGGCCCTGGCCGCGCGTGATCGCGAGGGGAGGACGGCTCTgcacgcggcggccgcggctggCGAAGCAGAGGTAGCGGCGGCGCTTGTGGATATGGGCGCTGACACATCGGCGGCCGATGCGCGCGGGAGGACTCCACTGGACGTGGCGCGCGAGAAGGGATAC CAAGAAGTGGTGGACGTCCTGGAACGGTGGGAGCTGGTCATGACGGCGGCGAGGCGCGGCGACCTCCAGAGCCTCGAGTCCCTCATCAGCAAGCGTGCAGGCGTCCGCGGCCGCGACCAGTACGGCCTGACGGCGCTCCACTTGGCCGCGATCAAGGGCCACTGCGACGCGATCGCCTTGCTCGCCGGGTCGGGATGCATGGACATCGAGTGCGAGGACGTGGAGGGGCACAGGCCGCTGCACCTCGCCGTCGAGGGCGGCCACGACGAGGCCGTGGAGCTGCTGCTCGACATGGGCGCCGACGTCAACGCCAAGACCAGGCGCGGCGTGACGCCGCTCCAGATGGCGGAGGCCATGGGGGACGACGCAATCTCTCAGCTTCTGTGCAGTAGGGGTGCGGAGGTGGCAGCTGCGCCGGCGTTGTGCGTCGCGTCATCCTCTTCGTCGTCCATATCATGCGCCTGA
- the LOC133910145 gene encoding uncharacterized protein At5g39865-like, producing MWLPWVKTRPASSPSSAISTSSSSSSAALVAAASPRLSFSSPSLKDLQALLLSDYATPSPPPAAPCSPSSVRVFHRVRVAASALRALRTLQAPPSAVAASEADRRVVLYFTSLHVIRSTYEDCRAVRAILRGLRVSVDERDLAMDPRYLQELAALLPRASRRVTLPQVFVGGRHLGGADEVRRLHEAGELRRFVAAAASLASCGRCGGERYVLCGSCNGSHKRYSVKGGGGFRTCAGCNENGLVRCPDCSPPDV from the coding sequence ATGTGGCTGCCCTGGGTGAAGACGCGccccgcctcctccccctcctccgccatctccacctcctcctcctcctcgtcggcggcactcgtcgccgccgcctccccgcgatTGTctttctcctccccctccctcaaGGACCTGCAGGCCCTGCTCCTCTCCGACTACGCCACGCCCTCCCCGCCGCCCGCGGCACCCTGCTCCCCCTCCTCCGTCCGCGTCTTCCACCGCGTCCGCGTCGCCGCCTCGGCCCTCCGCGCTCTCCGCACCCTCCAGGCGCCGCCGTCCGCCGTCGCCGCATCCGAGGCCGACCGGCGCGTCGTGCTCTACTTCACCTCGCTCCACGTCATCCGTAGCACGTACGAGGACTGCCGCGCCGTGCGCGCCATCCTGCGTGGGCTCCGCGTCTCCGTCGACGAGCGCGACCTCGCCATGGACCCGCGCTACCTCCAGGAGCTCGCCGCGCTCCTCCCGCGGGCGTCCCGCCGCGTCACCCTCCCCCAGGTCTTCGTCggcggccgccacctcggcggcgccgACGAGGTCCGCCGCCTCCACGAGGCCGGCGAGCTCCGCCGCTTcgtagccgccgccgcctccctcgcCTCCTGCGGCCGGTGCGGCGGCGAGCGCTACGTGCTCTGCGGCAGCTGCAACGGTAGCCACAAGCGGTACAGCGTGAAGGGCGGCGGCGGGTTCCGCACTTGCGCCGGCTGCAACGAGAACGGCCTCGTCCGTTGCCCGGACTGCTCCCCGCCGGACGTCTGA